ATACTGCTATAaagaaatccaaaaaaGTACATAGATATCAGTCAACATACGTAACGCATTCTTAAGAGGAGAGAGAAAAGATGGAGAGTCAAGGTATACTAAAATTCCAAAAAGATAAGCATTACCCGATGTAAGCGGTGGCGATGTCTGTAGCGGCCGTTCTCTCTGGGTTAATACCGTGGTTCAATTTTATATACTCGTTTTGCAAAGGAATCGACCATGCGTCCAACACATTCTTTTCATAGTGTAGCATGTTTTCGATGACTTGGGTTCTCAAATCCACAGTCTCTGGTTCCGTGATAGGTGTGTAGTTATTGTCGATCAAACTCGACATGACTTTGGGCAAATTGTGCACCAGGTATTGAACACAGTATATATACTGCGACATCTTCTGCAGCAGAACCATTTGTTCTGGGTATGCCATGGCCAATATGGCATCCGCTGTTAGTTTCGGTTTGACCAGCTGGAACGTTTGGTTGTTACTGACCATGTTCCTCAAAATAGGCAACTTGAACGCAGAAACGGTGGCGTAGGTATCGATAAGATCCTTATGGAAGTCAAACAGATACTGCGGGTTGACGAAGGATAAATAATCGCTCAGGAATTCATTACCCTCAGAGATGTGTAAGAACTTCTCATCTAATTTCCTAAAAGTGGCAAGGTCATTCAAATACGAGATATGGCGGAAAAAGGTAAATAGGAAGGACTTGCCATACGCGACGATATCGGGGAACTGTTCCCTTTCGGCGAACAACTCACTAATGTCGAACATCGAATGAATTAGATTATGCAGTGCCCATTCGTGATTTGTCTCTGCGATCGATTCCAAAAGCGTCGAATAGTATTTGACTATATTCAAGAACATGATAATGTCCGTTTTAAGCGCTTCCACCAGTTCATTCTTCTCGAACACAAACAAGTTGGGGACGTATTCGGTTGGAGTTTTCAGTTCCCTGAAGATAATGCCCAGAAGATGCAACAGACGGGCCATTGGGATAGGTTTAAACTGCTCTTTAACCTCCAAAAGAAGTTTTACGTTCTGTGCTAGAATGGTATTACGTACCCTATCATCGCACATCAGCAACTCCCACGTTGTGTCGATCTCCTTCACGACAGCAATATCCGTATTCACATCGAAATACAGATGTAGCAGGATTTCAAACAGTCCACTAGAGGCGAGCGCACCCTTTGGATCCGAGGTTTGGATAACTTGGCAAGCGGACTGTATCAAAGGGCTGATCCCAGACTTCAGTGCCTGTTCCAAATCAGCCATCGAGTACGCCTCCAGTATAGCGTCAAACCGCGTTATCTGTAACACAGCACTCAATAACTCGAGCAACAGATCGTAATCGATATCCTCATCActcaacaacaacgtcTTGATCGAAAGTAAAGTCTCCCTCGCATCCCCTGGGAAGTTCGTCACCGTCGACACTTGGAGTCTACACTTGTCCATCAGCCCATCGAACCCCTCGGGCAAATTGCCCACCCTGTGGGCCACAACCTCGTTAAATTGCCTTAGTAAATCAGTTGCTTGGGACATCACTCTGTGGGTTCTCTACTTCTCTTACGATTGTCGTTCTTCACTCACAgcaaaagaacagaatCCTTAAAAGTGAACAAATATTAACTGATCACTGCACAACGTGCCATGAGGGTAGGTGATAGTGTGTGGTTTGGAGGTACAGGGAAGTACTAATGCGGCCAGATATACGGCAGAAGTATTGCTGAATGCGTGTGCGTGCCTGTGTGCGATCCCAGCAGTTTCAGAAACAACAATACAGTATCCTCTCTTGCAGCGGTGGTCGCCCCCCACCCTTTTCGCCTCCCCTCCCCCACCATGGACATTCATATACTACGGATTCTTAGTAGACGTCTGATTGCTGTCTATTGAATCTATTGTGGTGGTCGCTATGAATCTCGACTTGAAGCATGCGCCCTGCGAAGAACGTCTGTTACGCTGGGAAAGCCTGCGAGAAACATCAACGGGGTGAAGGGCGAGCAAAGACCCCCCAATAGCTGGGTGTGAAACCTCCCCTGCATCGTGCCATTGACTGACATGAATGGAACTGAATAGCGACTTAGACAGAGACAGTGGAGCTCTGGACGCGACTCCAAAACGTCAAAACAACGAAATCTACAAAATAATCGAGAATTCGATGAGGTCCTCTGTACTTGAAGTATCTCGTATTCATTTACTGACAGTGCTGGTGGTATTTCAAGTGGGTATGGATGATTCTGGGGCAAGTGAAGATGTCCCACCCGTGGGGGGTCTTTTGATGGGTGAAACTCTGGGACAGGGCGCCTTTGGGTGTGTGAAGTCTGCCAGTTTGGAGGTTGACAAAAACATCGTGGTAGCCGTTAAGTTCATACACATGCCGACTTGTAACGAGAAC
This sequence is a window from Huiozyma naganishii CBS 8797 chromosome 3, complete genome. Protein-coding genes within it:
- the HSM3 gene encoding Hsm3p (similar to Saccharomyces cerevisiae HSM3 (YBR272C); ancestral locus Anc_1.333), with the translated sequence MSQATDLLRQFNEVVAHRVGNLPEGFDGLMDKCRLQVSTVTNFPGDARETLLSIKTLLLSDEDIDYDLLLELLSAVLQITRFDAILEAYSMADLEQALKSGISPLIQSACQVIQTSDPKGALASSGLFEILLHLYFDVNTDIAVVKEIDTTWELLMCDDRVRNTILAQNVKLLLEVKEQFKPIPMARLLHLLGIIFRELKTPTEYVPNLFVFEKNELVEALKTDIIMFLNIVKYYSTLLESIAETNHEWALHNLIHSMFDISELFAEREQFPDIVAYGKSFLFTFFRHISYLNDLATFRKLDEKFLHISEGNEFLSDYLSFVNPQYLFDFHKDLIDTYATVSAFKLPILRNMVSNNQTFQLVKPKLTADAILAMAYPEQMVLLQKMSQYIYCVQYLVHNLPKVMSSLIDNNYTPITEPETVDLRTQVIENMLHYEKNVLDAWSIPLQNEYIKLNHGINPERTAATDIATAYIG